The Zingiber officinale cultivar Zhangliang chromosome 9A, Zo_v1.1, whole genome shotgun sequence genome window below encodes:
- the LOC122018706 gene encoding uncharacterized protein LOC122018706 encodes MHFSAGASSNSWQPVVLSDSTEAYYWLKWRVLLCALWVLASVLAASILIWKFEGSKTEGETREGFRCNKDELWRPCLPEIHPAWLLLFRLTAFVILLAFLIINAIVDGAGIFYYYTQWTFMLVTIYFLLGSLMSAYGCKHLKANSEDKVRLDAEARTYAAPVNGTVGCWGTLFQIIFQTSAGAVMLTDFVFWFILFPFLAIKDYSLNFVLVGMHSVNVVFLLGDTALNSLSFPWFRIAYFLLWTAVYVLFQWVIHACINIWWPYPFLDLSSPYAALWYFLVAMMHIPCYAAFGLIVKMKHVLLSRWFPESYSSSLE; translated from the exons ATGCATTTCTCAGCTGGGGCTTCATCGAATTCTTGGCAGCCGGTGGTGCTTTCTGATTCCACAGAGGCTTACTATTGGTTGAAGTGGAGAGTGCTGCTGTGCGCCCTTTGGGTGCTGGCTTCCGTGCTCGCAGCATCCATTTTGATCTGGAAATTTGAAGGTTCAAAAACAGAGGGAGAGACCAGAGAAGGATTCCGCTGCAACAAGGATGAGCTATGGCGGCCTTGTCTGCCGGAGATACATCCCGCGTGGTTGCTGCTCTTCCGCCTCACCGCCTTTGTCATACTTCTGGCGTTCCTTATCATCAATGCCATTGTGGATGGTGCCGGAATCTTCTATTACTACACTCA GTGGACATTCATGCTGGTTACCATTTATTTTTTG CTTGGCTCATTGATGTCTGCCTATGGGTGCAAACATCTCAAGGCAAATAGTGAGGATAAAGTGAGATTGGATGCAGAGGCTAGAACATATGCAGCCCCTGTGAATGGAACAGTTGGGTGTTGGGGGACTTTGTTTCAGATAATATTTCAG ACTAGTGCAGGTGCAGTGATGCTGACTGACTTCGTCTTTTGGTTCATTCTATTCCCTTTCCTCGCCATCAAAGATTATAGTCTAAATTTC GTACTGGTTGGTATGCACTCAGTGAATGTAGTCTTCCTCCTCGGTGACACTGCCTTGAATAGCTTG AGTTTTCCCTGGTTCCGGATTGCATACTTCCTACTGTGGACAGCAGTCTATGTTCTTTTCCAGTGGGTGATCCATGCCTGTATCAATATCTG GTGGCCATACCCATTTCTTGATCTATCTTCCCCTTATGCAGCTCTATG gtattttttggTGGCAATGATGCACATCCCTTGCTATGCTGCGTTTGGGTTGATCGTAAAGATGAAGCATGTTCTACTCTCTAGATGGTTTCCCGAATCGTATTCTTCATCTCTCGAATAA